CGGAACATGACATTCCGAAGGGCCCATCTTCTTATCTAGCAATCTGAGGATACGGCTCAACGTTGACAGCTGTCAACAACGTCTTTGGGACGCGGGGTCGAATTTTGCCGCGTGACAGCGAAAATGAATCACATTTCCCTGACCCCCTTCGGGCGTCAGCCGATGACGGCACGCCTGATTCACAGCCAACAGCTTGCGCAGGCCCCTGCCCCGCAACCCAGCGCCGACAAATGGACGATCCTGCGCGATCTCACCGCCGCGCGCGCCGCCTTTGGTATCACCGACCGCGATCTTTCGGTGCTGGCGGCGCTGTTGTCCTTTCACCCCGATGCGGCGCTGAAAGACGGCGCGCAACTGGTCGTGCATCCCTCGAACGCCAGCCTGTGCGACCGCGCGCATGGCATGGCCGAGAGCACCCTGCGCCGCCATCTCGCCGCCCTGGTGCGCGCCGGCCTGTTGGCGCGCCGCGACAGCCCCAACGGCAAGCGCTATGCGGCACGCGGTCAAGGCGGTCAGGTGCAGGCGGTGTTCGGCTTTGACCTGCGCCCGCTGCTGGTGCGCGGCCCAGAGATCGCCGCCAAGGCCGATGACGCGCGCGCCGCGGCTCTGCGCCTCAAGCGGTTGCGCGAAAGCGTGGTGATGCTGCTGCGCGACGCGGGCAAGCTGGCGGCTTGGGCGCGCGAGGAAATGGGCGGCAATTTCGACGCGATCGAGGACGGCGTGCGCCTGGCACAACGCGCCTTGCGCAGGCGGCTTGAGGCCGACGACCTGCGCGACTTGCGCGATCAGGCCGCGGCGTTGCTGGGGCAGGTCAAGGCGCGGATAAAATGTCTGGAAACACCGGATATGCACGGCAAAGACGCTCAAAATGAGCGCCACTATCAGAATTCAAGGACAGACTCTTATGAATCTGAACCTTGCTTGGAACAGCAAGAGGTTTCGGCCTCGCACCCCTCCGAACCGGCTTTGCCCCTGGGGTTGGTGTTGAAGGCGGTGCCAGAGATCGCGCTCTATGCGCCGGACAAATT
Above is a window of Pararhodobacter sp. DNA encoding:
- the repC gene encoding plasmid replication protein RepC — encoded protein: MNHISLTPFGRQPMTARLIHSQQLAQAPAPQPSADKWTILRDLTAARAAFGITDRDLSVLAALLSFHPDAALKDGAQLVVHPSNASLCDRAHGMAESTLRRHLAALVRAGLLARRDSPNGKRYAARGQGGQVQAVFGFDLRPLLVRGPEIAAKADDARAAALRLKRLRESVVMLLRDAGKLAAWAREEMGGNFDAIEDGVRLAQRALRRRLEADDLRDLRDQAAALLGQVKARIKCLETPDMHGKDAQNERHYQNSRTDSYESEPCLEQQEVSASHPSEPALPLGLVLKAVPEIALYAPDKLHTWHDLIRAADIVRPMIGISPDAFAEAQRIMGPGVAAIVIACIVQRMDTISRPGGYLRALSAKAAAGTFSPGPMVMALLRAESSRAA